The following coding sequences lie in one Acropora palmata chromosome 3, jaAcrPala1.3, whole genome shotgun sequence genomic window:
- the LOC141875808 gene encoding BET1 homolog: MRRAHVSASEFQGQGNTVQRTDHNMLEEENERMVDHLSSKVQALKSLTIDIGQEVRYQNKMLNEMDTDFDSGGSFLSSTMARLTALTNKGHHRVMLYLVLFCMFVFFVAWYIIKTR; encoded by the exons ATGAGAAGAGCTCACg TTTCAGCTTCCGAATTTCAAGGCCAAGGTAACACGGTTCAGCGAACAGATCATAACATGTTGGAAGAAGAAAACGAGAGAATGGTTGATCATCTTTCCAGTAAAGTCCAGGCATTAAAATCG CTAACAATAGACATTGGACAGGAAGTCAGATATCAGAATAAAATGCTCAATGAAATG gatACAGATTTTGACTCAGGGGGTTCATTTTTGTCGTCAACAATGGCACGATTAACAGCACTGACCAACAAAGGACACCATAGAGTCATGCTTTacttagttttgttttgtatgtttgttttctttgttgccTGGTATATCATCAAGACTAGGTAA